TCAGCTCAGCATCAATATCTGGCCCTTGCAGACCAAAAACTTCAACGCCCAACTGGTTGAACTGGCGATAACGACCTTTCTGCGGACGTTCGTGGCGGAACATCGGGCCGATATACCAGAGACGCTGCTCCTGATTGTACAGGAGACCATGTTCGATGCCGGCGCGTACGCAGCCCGCCGTACCTTCAGGGCGCAGGGTCAGGCTATCGCCGTTGCGGTCCTCAAAGGTATACATCTCTTTTTCAACTACGTCGGTCACTTCGCCGATCGCACGTTTGAATAACGGGGTCTGCTCTACAATCGGCAAACGGATTTCGCTGTAACCGTAGCTGCCGAGCACCTGTTTCAGTGTGCCTTCAATGCGCTGCCAGATGGCGGTCTCGCCAGGCAGATAATCGTTCATGCCGCGGATGGCTTGAATATTTTTTGCCACGTTTACTCTCTTTCTATACACAAAAAAGAACCCAAAGAATGGGTTCAATCATACATGGGAAGCTCGCGGCTTCCCATCACGTTATTTATCAACCTGCTGAACACTGATGCGCTGTGTCTCATCCAGCATCGTCGCTTTAGCGCGAATACGGGCTTCGAGCTGGTCGATCATGTCGCTATTATCCAGACGATCTTTGCGAACGCCATCTTCATAGAGACCACTTTTCTTGTTACCGCCCGTCACACCGAGGGTTGACACCAGCGCTTCTCCCGGCCCATTCACCACGCATCCAATGATAGAAACGTCCATCGGGGTGATGATATCTTCCAGGCGCTGCTCCAGCGCGTTAACCGTACCGATGACGTCAAATTCCTGACGTGAGCAAGTGGGGCAAGCGATAAAGTTGATCCCACGCGCACGGATACGCAGTGATTTCAGAATATCGAAGCCGACTTTGATCTCTTCGACAGGATCGGCTGCCAGCGATACGCGGAGTGTGTCGCCAATCCCTTCAGAAAGCAGCAATCCCAACCCGATGGCCGACTTAACCGATCCGCTACGCAAACCACCCGCTTCGGTGATCCCGAGATGCAGAGGCTGATCAATCTGTTTCGCCAGCAGACGATAAGATTCAACCGCCAGGAATACATCAGAGGCTTTTACGCTGACTTTAAACTGATCGAAGTTCAGACGATCCAGATGATCCACATGACGCATGGCGGATTCCAGTAACGCTTGCGGCGTTGGCTCACCGTATTTTTCCTGCAGGTCTTTTTCCAAAGAACCCGCATTCACACCAATACGGATAGGAATATTGTTGTCCCGCGCGCAGTCCACGACCATGCGGATACGCTCTTCATTACCGATATTGCCTGGGTTAATACGCAGACAATCTACGCCATATTCGGCAACCTTCAGGGCAATGCGATAGTCGAAATGGATATCCGCAACCAGTGGAACACTCACTTGCTGCTTGATCAATTTGAATGCCTCAGCGGCATCCATTGTCGGCAC
This sequence is a window from Enterobacter sp. RHBSTW-00994. Protein-coding genes within it:
- the ispG gene encoding flavodoxin-dependent (E)-4-hydroxy-3-methylbut-2-enyl-diphosphate synthase, whose amino-acid sequence is MHNQAPIQRRKSKRIYVGNVPIGDGAPIAVQSMTNTRTTDVEATVNQIKALERVGADIVRVSVPTMDAAEAFKLIKQQVSVPLVADIHFDYRIALKVAEYGVDCLRINPGNIGNEERIRMVVDCARDNNIPIRIGVNAGSLEKDLQEKYGEPTPQALLESAMRHVDHLDRLNFDQFKVSVKASDVFLAVESYRLLAKQIDQPLHLGITEAGGLRSGSVKSAIGLGLLLSEGIGDTLRVSLAADPVEEIKVGFDILKSLRIRARGINFIACPTCSRQEFDVIGTVNALEQRLEDIITPMDVSIIGCVVNGPGEALVSTLGVTGGNKKSGLYEDGVRKDRLDNSDMIDQLEARIRAKATMLDETQRISVQQVDK